The genomic region GAATAACGTGTACTAGAGGCTGATTGATTTTTTAGAAACAAAGTTAACAATGGAATGATAACAAGACATATAATAGCCACTCGCGAAACGGAAAATACAATCATAGCAATACAACTAATTATGCCTATCCATCGCAATTTTTATTCTGTTCTTCACGCACAAGTAAGAAGTAGATGTTAGCAACTAATCCTAAAGCAGGAGCCCAAGGAGCAAACAGGGATAGACGAACTTGGTTAGTATCAATATCAAAACTATGAAGTGATATTGCATAATATATAGGTCCACCTCCTAAAAACTTTAGTGGAGAAATGTATGCACTGTCTGGTATATTTAAGGCTATTAATATGTATGCAATGGGAATTATAATTAAGCTTTGTAAACAAAGGATACAAACTGCTCGGTAAATCAGTGCTGGTCTGATATTGAGACAACTAATTAGAGGAAATAGTGCCCAGAGAGACCACCTCCTAGCCCAGTTAGCTGTTGAGGCAATTATCTTAAATAACCCTAATTCAAAGTCTACGTGACCAACAATCATTCCCAATCCCATAATTATTATAGAAATAAGCCAAATCCAAACTGAAAGGGAATAACAACTTTTTCTTCTTCTAAAGTTTTATCAGTTTGAATCCAAAGTTTTTTACATACATATAACGTCAGCAACCAAGCGATTGCAGGTATGACAACATATTGCGCTCCCAACAAAAAGAATATATACGTTCCTATTAGGGAATACCAAACTACTTTTTCTTCAAAGTTTTGAGGTGCCATTTTCAGGAAATTTCCCTTCTCTGTAAAATTTTAGTAATGAGTTGGAGCTTAATCGCAGTTGTATATGCTTTGAACGCACAGAATAAACTCATTTGCCTGTTGATGTTTTACCTTGGCGCAACCAATGCAATCCTAGTCCCGTACTTACAAACAAGGAGCATAATATCGTGCCTACCAAAACAAATTCCTGTCTCGGCCAACTGGGAGTATCAGCTAAAGTAGGTTCTGTAACAATTTCCATTAATGGGTAGGAGCCAAAAATGTTTGATTTTCCAAGATCTAATTTTGCTAGGGTAGAGGAGAAAACTGCTTTAGCAACTTCTACATCACGCTTGAGAGCATCTAGAGTATTTTCTTGCTCTGTCAATTTTTTTAGTCTATCTTCAAATTGAATAATTTGCTTGTCTAGTCTCTGAGCTTGACCTTGAAGCCCTGTTCGATCTGCTCGAACTGTCATTAATTGCTGGAACAACTGCTCTCGTGCTGAGTCAGAGTTGCTACTAAGGTTCAACTGCCGCAGGCTCGCTAAACTGATTTGTCTTCCTAAGAGAAACTGACTCTGGTTTAGCAGGGCTTTTTCCGTAGCTTCTCTCTTAGCTTCCTGTTCGATCACCATAGGGGCATTAGGCAAGAATTTGGCGCTTAAAACATCCAGAACAGCCTTCGTTTCACTATAATCTTTTAAGTTCTGCTGAAATACTCGATCTGTTTTAAGAGTCAAAGCATCTGCTACTAGTTGAGCTGATGAATTTAGATCGGCTGATATTTGTTTCAAGCGATCGCTGGCTTGCTGCTGTTGAGCTAAAACTTCAGCTTTTTGTCTTCGTAATTGTTCAATAGTTCCTAAAAGCTCTCTGAGTCGATCGCTAGAGTTCAAACCTGAATGACTTTTATAATTTGAAAGACGTTTTTGAGCAATTTCTAGCTTTTTTTTGGAAGTATTAAGAGCTATTTGAAAAGCTACATCTCTTCGAGTTACTCCTTGATTTCTAATTCGATCGAGCTTTGTTTCAAAAACTTGGTAAAAAGTCAAAGATTTATTTTGAGCTTCCTGCGGACTAGCACCTTTAAAATTTACCTCCATAATAGCGCTGTTGACTACTAGCTTAATCTGTGGCTCACCAAACTGCTTTGGAGACATACTCAGATGCTTTGCTGCTGCTTTCAGTATAGGTTCGCTTTCAGCTATAAATTTATAGTTTTCTCTCGGATCTTGAGTAGAACCGCCAGAGTACGGAGTAGAATTTTGATAAGAAGCTTCTCCAATGTTAGGTAGATTAACATTAACAGATGAACCTTCTCCAGGTACGGCGATCGCTGAATGACTAGTATAAGTTGGTGGTACAAACTTTAGATAAAGTAAGGCAGAAATCCAAATAGCTGCGTTAGTAATTAGTCCAAGAGTTAAATGAAATTGCCAACGCCCTTTACTGGGTAAAGATTTGGGGTGAGAATTAGGGATTGCGATCGACATAAGTGAGTAAAAATTTAGTATTGTAAAATGAAAGCGAGTAAAGAGACCAAGCTGGCGAATGCACAACGCTAATTCACTACTTGTTGCTCGGTAGTACGCTACTGATAACAGTATGCAAACAGCCTATTCGCGATCGCGTCTAAGAAAGTGAATGACTTAATGTACAACTTGTGTGAGTTGTTTGTTTTTTGTTTGAGTTAAGTGATTCTCAAATATCGATCGGTTTCAGAGAAGATTTTGCTTAATTTTTGTATCGAGGGTAACAAAAAACTGCATTACTGCTGTAGCATTTCAAGAAAAACCTTCAGTAGACAGAGAAATACAAATGAGTTCTATATCAAAGGCTTGAGCTTTTTTCTCGAAATTTTTCAGCACTCGCTCTCGATATCGTCAACATTCTGCCTGTTGAAATGTACAAGGGGAATTAAGTATTGGCTCAACACAATAGGTAGCACTACCGACAGGCAGAACCTAAAAAATGCACAATACACTGTTGTCACCCCTGCCGCTATTGCTTTCAGCAGTTGAGCTGTTCTATTCCTCGCTGCTTCTGTTCTTTCAGCTAATTTTGATGATCTGTAACGTGTCCTAAGGGCAACCTCTAACAGATGTCATTGGCACGGATTGATTCTCGCTGGTTCTATAGGCAAGCATACTGGCAAATCGAACTTGAAATAAAATCGCTGCCTATATCTCGCCTCTATAGAATACAACTAAGTAACAAGTCCAGAAGATTACCTCCTATTGCAAAACTTTCAGTAATGCTGGCAAAAGCAATGTTTCCTCAATTTTTGCTCGTACGCTAAAACTGATTTCACGACTCTTTTTAAGGCACTTTACTACTAAGTACTTAGCAACGTAGTATTGCTGAAGTATTGCCTTCTGATATTCGCTAAACTGCCATTGGTAACCGATATTACGCTCCCAGAGGATCTGAGACCTCATTTCCTCAACCCAAGTTTGACCATTGGTACTCCACCATTCCTTGAGCTTTTCTTGGCTTTGTTGAGGGTTGGGTAGTTGTTCTCTAAGTTCTTCTAGTAAATTTTGCAATTTGGAGTGACAATCGAGATCTATCTTATAAGGAAAGGCAGAGATTATAGCAAGAATTTGTTCCTCAGACGGGCGATCGCAGATAGTAAGTCCTATGGATAGCAAGCGTTTCAAAGCTAGATCCAAATATAGATCGTAAGTCAGTTTACTCGTAAGTCTTGGATCGATCTCAATGGAGAGAGACAAGTCGTAAGCTGGTTCTGATTCGCCGTGAAGCTCCAACGATAGATAAAAAGCACGAACTGCGGCAGGTTCGTAAGGTACTTCGACTGAAAGAGATTTCTGCTGAAGCCAGATCAGGAACTGCTGCAATTTCTCATCAGCATCTACCAGCTCATCGCTGCGCTGTTGCATTAACTGAATTAGAGGAGCGGCATCTTCTATCATTTCCATAACAAATAGAAAAACTTCATGCCAGCGAGGATCGCTCATGTGGATAGTCAACTGCCTCAGATTTCTATTTAAAGCTTCTGGCTCAAGATTAGCAACAATATTTCTAGCTGTGAAATATTCTTGAAAAGTGGGATATGAGAATGAGTAGATTCCTTGAGCTTGTTCTACTATGACTCCATGTTCTACCAAGAGCGACCTTAGCACTGTTTCACTAATGAAGTAAAGTTCTTCTGAATCAGATGGAGTATTGGGTAAAGTGCGAAGATAGTCTTTGATATAGTGCAAGAGATTACTCTGCGTAAAACAGTAGTTGTCTTGCTCAAAGGTAATAGCGGCAATATGACTGAGTAGTTTTATCTTATGAGGTAAAGATAACTGATAAAGACTTTTATCTGGTTTAATTCCTCTGACGCGATCCCACCGAACTAACAAAATATCTAATGCTTGTTTGTATAACTCAGCATGTTGAGCAGCAAAGCTTAAATTGGTTTGAAATAGAGAACAAGCTAGGTGCAGAAAAAGAGGTGTTCTAGCAAGACTATAAATTGACTGATTTTCAGGCAGCTTTAGTTCTTTTACAAACCGATCTGCTTGTACTAACCCTTCTTCTCTGGGGTTATTACTGACGTTTACAAACCACTGCTGAGCGAATGCTTCGACTTGAGAGAAGTTTAAATCAGCTATCTCAACATCAGTAAATTTCTCAAGCCAGTACCACGGTGTGGAAGTGCGACAAGAAACTATAAACTGATTTTTGTCATAATCTTTTGACAAAACACTAATCTGTTGCTGAACCTCTGCTCTGTACTCTTCTTCTACTTCATCTAAGCCATCTAGTAGAAACAATGCTTGACCGTGATGAAGTAAAGTTTCAATCTGCGGCTCAGAAAATCCGATTTTACACAACTCTTGACTAATATAGCTGAATAAACTAAAGTGTTGAGTCTTGCTAGCATCCTCGGCAAAGCTTCTTAGTCGGACAAATATTGGTAGCCGATCTGGAAACAAGCCACCCCGATTACATTGAATAGCAATGTACTGCAAAAGTGTGGTTTTGCCAGAACCTGGTTTACCTAGAATCGTCAGCTTAGAATAAGTTTCAATTACCTGTGCTGCTGAGACGTGTTTTTGACGAACTTCATTACAACTCTGGCAGTTCGGATCTTCGACCCTAGAGCAATTTAAATGAGATTTGTCTAACCGTCTATTACTTGTAACGTTCTCGAATACATCTAGTTTAATATAAATATCTTCTAACTCTATTGGTCGGGCTGTATCTAATAACCGTATAGCGCCATACTCTGCTTGAATTCTATCGTGACAATGCGATCGCGCTGCTCGTACTAAAGTATCGAGATTCGCTCTCTCGTCGTTCTCGTTCTCTTGCTTTGCCGATATGCTATCAGTTGGTAGAGCTACAATCTCTTGCCAATCTAAACCTAGACGAAAACAAATTTCTAGAAATGTCTGTCGCTCAATCGGTTTGCCTGCGAAAAACTTCCATATTGGTTGGCGTGTTTCAATTCCAACTTCACATGCTAGATCTTCTTGCGTCCATTGCGTATGTCTAAAAGCCCTTTTCGCTTTTTCAATACCTGTAGTAGATGCTTGTAGGGAGCGTCGTGCCATATGTCAATAAATATGAGGAATAAAAATTAAGTTGAATTGAATAGTTATGAAAAATTTGCAGAAAGCCATTTGATTAGTAGGCTGAACCTATAATCAAAAACAAATTTACAACAAAAGTTTTGCTGTGCTACAAAAAATAAATGTCTAGTTAAATTAAAATACTTGTAGAGCTAAAGTAAACGGTTAACATATTAATTCTAGTATAGAAAATTATTTTTTACTACTTAAAGTTTCATCCGGTTGATTTGTCTCTCATTCCATAACATATTATATGACGACTTCATCAGCGCTAGATAATGTAAAAGGTTTGCTATCCAAGCATTCATAGATACTTATGATGAAGTTCTAACTTATGAAGTACATTAAAACTAATAATTTTCTTTTTTTTCTTTTGTTTTAGTAGTAGTTATCTTCCGCTTTTTAGAAGAATACTCCTCCTCGGGATATATACCAAGTGAATGATAATTA from Chroococcidiopsis sp. SAG 2025 harbors:
- a CDS encoding NACHT domain-containing NTPase codes for the protein MARRSLQASTTGIEKAKRAFRHTQWTQEDLACEVGIETRQPIWKFFAGKPIERQTFLEICFRLGLDWQEIVALPTDSISAKQENENDERANLDTLVRAARSHCHDRIQAEYGAIRLLDTARPIELEDIYIKLDVFENVTSNRRLDKSHLNCSRVEDPNCQSCNEVRQKHVSAAQVIETYSKLTILGKPGSGKTTLLQYIAIQCNRGGLFPDRLPIFVRLRSFAEDASKTQHFSLFSYISQELCKIGFSEPQIETLLHHGQALFLLDGLDEVEEEYRAEVQQQISVLSKDYDKNQFIVSCRTSTPWYWLEKFTDVEIADLNFSQVEAFAQQWFVNVSNNPREEGLVQADRFVKELKLPENQSIYSLARTPLFLHLACSLFQTNLSFAAQHAELYKQALDILLVRWDRVRGIKPDKSLYQLSLPHKIKLLSHIAAITFEQDNYCFTQSNLLHYIKDYLRTLPNTPSDSEELYFISETVLRSLLVEHGVIVEQAQGIYSFSYPTFQEYFTARNIVANLEPEALNRNLRQLTIHMSDPRWHEVFLFVMEMIEDAAPLIQLMQQRSDELVDADEKLQQFLIWLQQKSLSVEVPYEPAAVRAFYLSLELHGESEPAYDLSLSIEIDPRLTSKLTYDLYLDLALKRLLSIGLTICDRPSEEQILAIISAFPYKIDLDCHSKLQNLLEELREQLPNPQQSQEKLKEWWSTNGQTWVEEMRSQILWERNIGYQWQFSEYQKAILQQYYVAKYLVVKCLKKSREISFSVRAKIEETLLLPALLKVLQ